Proteins encoded together in one Anopheles darlingi chromosome 3, idAnoDarlMG_H_01, whole genome shotgun sequence window:
- the LOC125958105 gene encoding uncharacterized protein LOC125958105 — MPYIYELELIVEQLEIFSTKEDTESLDGNRPQLCVRLQLPGGVQCEVCEKDFGSALAVDGHRTGANCLFVYEPSAEIADGSSRFLVTVHQRCPEGGSKKLGSCEGPAVEMLQDLATANQANQPAQVASQESIRSGERTGNNRPVSYTIKELYPLRATEEGNESEEEATVIGFAVLTIRLSCLGHSINRKVLFAEPSPLHDRPESAVCYMLNADEPLVKCVKLDDRDALRAQLAGPVPSLLSVNAASVTGETEQRQPYDEYAAEMNGNAISIRIEKDANIAISMEGEESDRGCTKGCWTSLTLPGGVYGLKEEYIQQQANGCQLPVIRGTLKYPAHHWSGDFMLAKRTTPVTIEDFRRKPNDADRSRTVGLQACAPEGNCGGVEMFRHPSDDPLVDVFVFKFGKGKRSSVGGRNQIEVELRTPKCPTREFRPKATRGIQVLEDEFAVSEGDQCPANRTGKDKPLVAGEGGDAKGKKAPSKIPAKKGKKK, encoded by the exons ATGCCATACATCTACGAGCTAGAGCTGATTGTCGAACAGCTGGAAATATTTTCGACCAAGGAAGACACCGAATCGCTCGATGGGAATCGGCCACAGCTGTGCGTCCGGTTGCAGCTGCCCGGCGGAGTCCAATGTGAGGTTTGTGAGAAAGATTTCGGCTCAGCACTGGCCGTTGATGGTCACCGGACCGGTGCGAACTGTCTGTTCGTCTACGAGCCATCGGCTGAGATTGCGGACGGTTCCTCACGGTTCCTTGTCACGGTACACCAACGGTGTCCCGAGGGAGGCAGCAAAAAGCTCGGATCGTGTGAAGGTCCTGCTGTAGAGATGCTCCAGGACTTGGCCACGGCTAACCAGGCAAATCAACCAGCACAAGTGGCCTCACAGGAGTCAATCCGATCCGGAGAACGAACCGGAAACAACCGACCCGTCTCGTACACTATTAAGGAGCTATATCCACTGCGCGCAACAGAAGAAGGcaacgaaagcgaagaagaggcAACAGTAATCGGGTTCGCGGTGCTCACCATCCGGCTCTCCTGTCTTGGCCACTCGATCAATCGGAAGGTGCTGTTTGCAGAACCATCACCACTCCACGATCGACCGGAGAGTGCGGTCTGCTATATGCTGAACGCTGACGAACCGCTCGTCAAGTGTGTGAAGCTGGACGATCGGGATGCGCTACGGGCACAGCTTGCTGGTCCCGTTCCCAGCTTGCTGAGTGTGAACGCCGCGTCGGTGACGGGTGAAACGGAGCAGCGCCAACCGTACGATGAGTATGCGGCGGAAATGAACGGGAACGCGATCAGCATTCGGATCGAGAAGGATGCAAACATCGCGATCAGTATGGAGGGTGAGGAAAGTGATCGTGGCTGCACCAAGGGATGTTGG ACCTCGCTCACCCTTCCGGGCGGTGTGTACGGGTTGAAGGAGGAatacatccagcagcaggccaacGGATGCCAGCTACCGGTGATCCGGGGTACCCTCAAGTATCCGGCCCATCACTGGTCGGGTGATTTTATGCTTGCCAAACGGACAACCCCCGTTACGATCGAAGACTTTCGGCGTAAACCGAACGATGCCGACCGATCGCGCACGGTAGGATTACAGGCGTGTGCGCCCGAGGGGAACTGTGGTGGGGTTGAGATGTTCCGGCATCCCTCCGACGATCCGCTCgtcgatgtgtttgtgttcaaGTTTGGAAAAGGCAAGCGCTCCTCGGTGGGTGGACGGAACCAGATCGAGGTAGAGCTCCGGACGCCCAAATGTCCTACGCGAGAGTTTCGCCCGAAGGCAACGCGCGGTATCCAGGTGCTCGAAGATGAGTTTGCGGTGAGCGAGGGAGACCAGTGCCCTGCCAATCGGACCGGAAAGGATAAGCCGCTGGTGGCCGGTGAAGGTGGTGATGCCAAGGGAAAGAAGGCTCCATCCAAAATTccggccaaaaagggaaaaaagaagtGA
- the LOC125954188 gene encoding vanin-like protein 1, whose translation MMGTDGVRKNLFCILMLLLCGFNGFGHWVKAASSPSDPHYWAGVVEFSSAPTNETAEASTARRLAEYLSIIASSAAIDTDVLVFPESTLNSHATASFVPNPADKIAPCNNLQYEPVVRDVSCAARNAKKYVLINLTEKARCPEGSDTRPCAPNGLYHFNTNVAFDRNGIVVSRYRKFNLFGEAGTNTTVYPEIVSFETDFGVRFGHFICFDLMFNEPALELVNVGITDFIFPTMWFSELPFLTAAQIQQGWAFSNNVNLLAAGASFPPIGSTGTGIYSGRRGAITTAMHHEAQTKLYVARVPKIQFPDATITKIPQPTGTPSQMAKLFLKRDQIDKYVTKDLPWSSNTQLIDSVCYGSFCCNFTINYTVKQVLANQNYYRYKLAAYDAGRTFDGFANGHITTCAIFACSSANYTDCSQRFGEAAQYEEAVTFNAITIVAKFPDRWDTFVLPNNVDTSIVPLDVSETEYSVVPSTGDSKPHNIITYKLINPRSNLFTFAIWSRVFDPISSDGVSLFGTVSPLVLIGAIWSVVASSWRF comes from the exons ATGATGGGCACCGATGGGGTAAGAAAGAacctgttttgcattttaatgctTCTGCTTTGTGGTTTCAACGGCTTTGGCCATTGGGTAAAG GCAGCATCCAGTCCATCAGATCCACATTATTGGGCTGGTGTGGTCGAATTTAGTTCGGCACCGACGAACGAAACCGCGGAAGCCAGCACAGCCCGCCGGTTAGCCGAGTATTTGTCGATCATCGCATCCAGCGCAGCTATCGATACCGATGTGCTGGTGTTTCCCGAGAGCACACTGAACAGCCACGCAACAGCCTCGTTCGTACCGAATCCGGCCGATAAGATTGCTCCGTGCAACAACCTACAGTACGAGCCGGTCGTTCGTGATGTGTCGTGTGCGGCGCGCAATGCGAAGAAGTACGTGCTGATCAACTTGACCGAGAAGGCCCGCTGTCCGGAGGGCTCCGATACGCGACCCTGTGCACCCAATGGCCTGTATCACTTCAACACCAATGTGGCGTTTGATCGGAACGGTATCGTGGTGTCGCGCTACCGGAAGTTCAATCTGTTTGGTGAGGCAGGCACCAACACTACCGTCTATCCGGAGATCGTTAGCTTCGAAACAGATTTTGGTGTACGGTTTGGTCACTTTATCTGCTTCGATTTGATGTTTAATGAACCAGCCTTGGAGCTCGTAAACGTGGGCATAACGGATTTCATCTTTCCCACGATGTGGTTCTCGGAGCTACCGTTCCTTACCGCAGCCCAGATTCAACAGGGATGGGCTTTCTCAAACAACGTGAACCTGCTAGCAGCTGGTGCTAGCTTTCCACCGATCGGTAGTACAGGAACCGGTATCTACTCCGGCCGACGTGGTGCCATTACCACGGCTATGCACCACGAAGCTCAAAC CAAGCTGTATGTCGCACGGGTACCGAAGATACAGTTCCCGGATGCCACGATCACCAAAATACCTCAACCGACTGGTACACCATCTCAAATGGCAAAGCTCTTCCTGAAGAGAGATCAGATCGATAAATACGTAACGAAGGACCTTCCATGGTCCTCGAATACGCAGCTGATCGACAGTGTCTGCTACGGTAGCTTCTGCTGCAACTTTACGATCAATTACACCGTTAAACAAGTATTGGCGAACCAG AACTACTATCGCTACAAACTGGCAGCCTATGATGCCGGTCGAACATTCGATGGCTTCGCCAACGGTCATATTACTACCTGTGCCATATTTGCCTGCTCATCGGCCAACTATACCGACTGTTCGCAGAGATTCGGTGAAGCGGCGCAGTACGAAGAGGCCGTCACCTTCAACGCCATCACGATCGTAGCCAAATTCCCCGACAGATGGGATACCTTCGTTCTGCCAAATAACGTCGACACGAGCATAGTGCCACTGGATGTCTCGGAGACAGAGTACAGTGTTGTTCCTAGCACGGGAGATAG CAAACCACATAACATCATTACCTACAAGCTGATCAATCCGCGGTCCAACCTCTTCACGTTCGCGATCTGGTCACGTGTGTTCGATCCGATCAGTTCAGACGGTGTTTCTCTGTTTGGAACAGTTTCACCGTTAGTATTGATCGGCGCTATTTGGAGTGTGGTGGCATCCTCGTGGAGATTCTAA